The Coffea arabica cultivar ET-39 chromosome 8e, Coffea Arabica ET-39 HiFi, whole genome shotgun sequence genome window below encodes:
- the LOC113705081 gene encoding thioredoxin-like protein YLS8: MSYLLPHLHSGWAVDQAILAEEERLVLIRFGHDWDETCMQMDEVLASVAETIKNFAVLYLVDITEVPDFNTMYELYDPSTIMFFFRNKHIMIDLGTGNNNKINWAMKDKQEFIDIVETVYRGARKGRGLVIAPKDYSTKYRY, from the exons ATGTCATACCTTCTGCCTCACCTTCATTCCGGCTGGGCTGTTGACCAGGCTATCCTTGCTGAAGAGGAACGACTTGTTCTCATCAGGTTCGGACATGATTGGGATGAGACCTGTATGCAG ATGGATGAAGTGTTAGCATCAGTTGCTGAGACAATAAAGAACTTTGCTGTGTTATACTTGGTTGATATAACTGAGGTGCCTGATTTTAATACAATGTATGAGTTGTATGATCCATCCACAATTATGTTCTTCTTTAGGAACAAGCACATCATGATTGATCTTGGTACTGGAAACAACAACAAGATCAACTGGGCAATGAAGGACAAACAGGAATTTATTGACATTGTCGAAACTGTGTATCGTGGTGCAAGAAAAGGTCGTGGTCTAGTCATTGCACCCAAAGATTACTCTACCAAGTATCGATATTGA